The genomic interval GCGCGGGTGCGGGCGGTGGCGGCCGAGCGCGATCGCCTGTCGGCCGCCCTCGGCGCCCTCGACGTCGACTGGTGGCCGTCCGACGCCAACTTCGTCCTGTTCCGGCCCCGGTTCCGCCCGTCGCGACAGGTCTGGCAGGGCCTGCTCGACCGGTCGGTGCTGGTGCGCGACTGCGGCTCGTGGCCGGGCCTCGCCGGATGCCTGCGGGTCACCGTGGGCACCCCCGAGGAGGACGACACCTTCCTCGCTGCCCTCACGGAGGTGCTGTGACCACCCGCCGATCCGCCCGCACCCGGTCGACGAAGGAGACGGAGATCAAGGTGCGCGTCGACCTCGACGGCACGGGGGTCACCGACGTCGACACCGGGCTTCCCTTCTTCGACCACATGGTCGCCCAGCTCGGGCGCCATGGCGGCATCGACCTCGAGGTGTTCGCTCGCGGCGACCTGCACGTCGACACCCACCACACGGTCGAGGACGTGGCCATCGTGCTGGGTGAGTCCGTGCGCGAGGCCCTGGGCGACAAGGACGGCATTCGCCGCTTCGGCTCGGTGCTCCTGCCGCTCGACGAGGCGATGGTCGAGGTGGCCCT from Acidimicrobiales bacterium carries:
- the hisB gene encoding imidazoleglycerol-phosphate dehydratase HisB; translated protein: MTTRRSARTRSTKETEIKVRVDLDGTGVTDVDTGLPFFDHMVAQLGRHGGIDLEVFARGDLHVDTHHTVEDVAIVLGESVREALGDKDGIRRFGSVLLPLDEAMVEVALDLSGRPFTVYEVECPPDSLPLGTPPFDPQLGEHFFQSFATAAGITLHVHLRSGRNTHHILEACFKGVARALRDAIRVEGAGVPSTKGRL